The DNA region GCCGTTGTCAGCCCCGATGAGAAAACCAAGTGCCATACATCAGGTAATATTGAGCTTAAGGAAGAGAAGATTATTGTTAATGAGGAGTTCGAACCAAGGCCAAACGTTTCAGCTTATGGTGATGACGCTAATCTAAAAGGAGATAAATCATCATCTTTTGCTGAAGATTTTGAACCGAGACCTAACGTTTCGGCTTACGGGGGCGATGATGCTGGTCTTAAAGGACAGAAAGAATCATTCACTAAAGATTTCGATCCAGAGCCAAATGTCTCCGCTTACAATAACTAATTAAAAGCGAAACCAAAGTACCAGTGGCTTAGACCCACATCTTCCAATAATTTCGTCATCAGATTGTGTGTTGTACTCTTGCGTGTGAagctttatgttttatatttgtgaaaaaaaataagtgggttgttatgaatatatatgattatgtgaCCACTATCATTACAGTAGAATGGCAAAGAACTGTCGGTGTTCGTAGTAATCTCAGCTTGTAACATCTCTTTCAGCACTCAATTTCATTTAAGGGTatgcattttctttttctttctttttcggttCAACATATTGGGATCTTGGTGATGTTAACTCTTTGGAACATCAAATCCACTATTATTGCAATAATAATTCCATGCTGATTGTCAATAGAGACAGAGAGAATACTTTGCAGGTCTACAGGATATATAAAAgaataagtataaaaaaaataatatttacaattcGATATTACATGTGATGATTAACATggtatattattatatgtttcaaCTACTAAAATTGAGGTGTACTCTATCCATCATTGTATGTAGTGGTAAAATATTTTATGCTTCTAAAAAAGAATGTAAGTTCAAATTTTGGATACGACATTATTAAGAGGGATCATGAACTCCAAActgaaaaatagtaaaaaaagaaaatgaggtttACTCTACTAACTCTTGCAATTAATGCCATCCTTTAGAAAGGGTCGGGCTATCTGCTTAAATCCAAAGGTTTGTtcaaattttggtaaaaatattaggCTAGAAAAATGTATTTGAGCAAAAATAAACTCGTTTAAAATACATGGGAGGCTTGAGCCCGGCCCGACTAgacccatttttaaaatttatattatataatattatttttatatattaagtaatttctaccacttaaaaattaaatttacagtAATAAAcaatactataatgtaaacatgctaaaaatgttaaattgcttatatataaaattttaattattaaaaaacaaattatgaagtattaaatttaaaataacataaatatttataaaaaaaatttaaaaataatatgggtggGCCTAAAATAGGCTTGAGTTAACCATTCATAACTATAAATAGCCCTGGTCAAATTTTAAGTCCATATTTCGAGTCAAGCCAAGTTTGGACAAATAAAAAGTATGCTAATATTATATTCAAAATGTAACACTCTATACTCGATCTAATCGCTAGGTCTAGGTACTAGATGCTACACTAACCCGAATGATTTAATCAGTACTTGTCTTTCTGATTTAATTACATACTTAAACAACTTAAAGTTTGAAAATCTAACTACAATTAAAACTCGTACAAAACTGGTGAATAATTCTTACGACCTTGGTTCCAATGTCTATTTACAATCTTTAGATTAAGACTCGAAAATAAAAATAGTCATCTTAAACCCTAAGGCGAGGCTTCTACGGGTGTCCCTCTATAGACAGGAACAGCTACCGCGCACCACTTAACTTTAGCGGAGTCTAACATGACCTCTCTTGATTCTCAAGTCTTTATCTAACATGCATTCAAGTAACAATTTTATAAGTTCTAGAGAACTCAGTGAAATTTACACATAACTTTATGTAAATCTGCGTGTATCTTAAGAAATTGAAGTGTCTGGCTCAAAATTAAACTCCTTGAATTTCGTAGGAAGATTTACGAACTCAATCAGCAAGACTAGTGCCTTAGTTACTTTATGTTGCTCATAGGCGGACATGATCCCTAATCTGGCCATAACCTTGATTTCTCATTGGGCCTTACCCCATCTATCGCTGATCTATATCCTTAATActcatattcttcttcttctttttttaccaAAAGACCTTAAAAGGTCGAACCTCAATTAATCGCATCAAAAATTACATAATCATGAATTTCCTTAGGATAATTCATGTTAAAATTCCAAGAGCAATTGTTTTCAAGTtcaaaattacatataaaatCAGCAGTTTTGTTGCAAATCCAATTGGCCCACTTAACGTTGaccaaagaaaaaattttcagCTTCATGCATGCTTTGTCCACACAATGCCCCAAAATGGTAATGTCCCGCCCTCTCCTTTTAATTCTGTTGACCAAACTAGCGCAGTCAGACTCGAAGACCACCTTCATGATATTTAAGCTCCCTGCCACATTCATACTTTCTTTGAAAGCAGTCAATTCAACCCACTCACTGTCCATCACCGCTTCTTTAAAACCCCACTCCCGCCTAAAACAAATCCATCGTCATCCCTAACAATCACGCCAAAACCCATCCTACCATTAGAAACAGTGGCATCAAAGTTGACTTTGGCAAAACCATGAGAGGGCTTCTCCCATTTCTTACAAGCAGGGGTGATGGGAAGCATCGGCTTATTAACAAGGTTATGGATGCAGAAATCCTTCTCAAGGTGATGGTTCTCTCCCATATATAACACTCGCCTCCTCTTCCTTGCCGTGAAAAGTGAAGTTGTTCCTGCTATTCCAACTGTTCCACAGTAGAGTAATGAAGTCAGCCATAGCCTTCTTGTCAAGCAATCACAAGGACTCTTCCAACCAGTCGATGCAACTCTCATAGTTGTTATTTATCAACTTACCATCCAAGCTGtcagaaacttttttttttaaaatcgactTAAGTTTGAAAGTAAagatgagagtcgccaccaatccattttatgaggtgtgatcaaGTCACCTTataatttgatcgttttaataaataatttgatttactaaaacaaagatttttttGTCTACAAAATTTAGGAAACATGTTTGGGAGTTGACTACGCACGAGAAAatattagcaccctcataacgcccaaaattagtacctagttgattaattaaagtcTTAGTGTCGtgaattgaaaatttaagaaagGAGTTTAAAACATAATCTCCTTTTTGTATTAAGGcgttatttaactaaaataattttcatgaaaatggtttatttcaAGTTACTCGAGAAAGAAGGATCATATCTCATAAGTTAGGATACAATACCTTAAAATCCTCGAAAACAAGAATAAGcgttgaaaattttacttattttaaaatatatttgattatttcggTTTTAGAAAGAAGACATATTTCGTAAATTAGGAACACAACTTTTAAGAGTGGAATTTCCAAGATTATTTCGTTTAGCCTTGAATAAGAAAGGCAAGGTCATAGATTTCTTAATATCAAAAGGGTTCAAGGAGGTCAATTAGGCTGATCTTTTTTCTCGTCCGTTATTGGAAAGGGAGCTTCAAATTGTCTCTAGTTTAAAGGAAGCGGTGAGCAACATGATTTTGTTCCCTGAGGTGGAAGACAAATTATTATGGAAACATGACAATAAAAGGGTGTTTTCAGTGAGAAAATTAACTGAATTATTGCTCTTGATTGGAGAGGTGGACATGAGTAATGATTTAGATAAAATCTAGAAGTTAAAGGTGCCTCCTAGAGTGAGAAGTTTTCTATGGATGATTTCTATTGATCGTCTTCCTACTAAGGTGTTCCTAATTAGAAGAGACATGAAGTTGGATAGTTTGGGGGACGGCTGCCCTTGGTGTTATAGAGATCAAGAGACTGCGGGGCATCTATTTTTTCATTGTAATTTCATTGCGAGTTTTTGGAGAAAAATTATGGATTGGTGGGAGGTTAAATGGAGGCAATTTGAAGGTTTCTCTAATTTTTTCGTATTTTGTAAGAATGTCTCCTATACAGGTGTgatcaaaattttatggatgatatCGGTGTCAGCAGCTTGCTGGTCGATGTGGTTAGCAACGAATGAGCTGGTGTTCAATAAAAAGTGGCCGAAAATGTCCAACTTGGTTTTTCTTTCAAAGACTCGGGCATTGATGTAGATTAGATTGGTGTATGAAGAATTGAAAGTGGATGAAAGAATCTGGTGGGTCTATCCATATAAAAGTTGGTGTAACATTAAAAAATCAGGTATGAGAGGCAAGTTCTAGTGTTCGTCGTGTTATAGCGGGGTTAAATTTAACGTTTGTGGTGTGATGGTGGAGGACGAAGCTAGGTGTAAAGGGGTGCTAAGAAATTCGGATGGCGAGGCAAGAGCTTTATTTTTTGGTCAGATATCAGCAAAAGACTCTCTTGCAGCGCAGGTGGGGGCCGTTTGCATTGCTTTGGATATATATGTTTTTAGAGATGGGATAGAAGGATAAATGTTCTTTAGTCATAGAGGTAGGTTCAATGGAGGTGATCAACTGGATGGTGAATAAAAGTTTGAGACCATGGTTGCTGTCTTCTCTTCTTAAGGAAGTTGATTCTAGGTTGTCTTTAATTGGTTTTGTATCCTTTTTGAAAGCTGACAAGAATGGGAATAAGATGGCAGAGGCGTTGGCGGGTGCGGGTCTAAAAAGGCAGGGTATGTTCAAGTCATGGTGGTGATCTAAGGTGCGTTTATTGTGTGGTGTTAGCAAGAGTCTTTTGTTGGCAATATTTAAGTTTTCTAGGCATAGAGCAAGTTACTTTCTTTTTAGAGGTATGTTTATCAGATGGGATTAAGGGGGATTTATGGTAGATTGATTGTTATTTACTGTCAGTGTTCGGGTTTTGTTTGGTTGGAAGTGCTTGTACCTGCTGTTTTGTTTATGCAACAGTTATATGGCTGCTGTACTTTGATTAAGCGAAAAAAAAAGGAACACAACTTTTCTAATTCCAGCAGATAATAAATGTCGTTTTGATTTAGAAATTTTCTTTTTACTCATCGTGCAAAAAACGAACATGATGCTTAAAGTgatacacatttaacttattctgGTGTGGTATGAAAAcgggatatatgtttaaatgtagCGTATGATATAATGATAATGAAGTAATGTGAAGTAGCTGTATGGGTAGGACATTAATATTAGAATGATAAATAACAAGTAAATGGACAAATACTATGGCAGTAATAATGTGaatataacaataataagaaAATCAATTTATGACATCACAACAtaataaataaactaactcaaaataaaaaatgaaaa from Gossypium hirsutum isolate 1008001.06 chromosome A04, Gossypium_hirsutum_v2.1, whole genome shotgun sequence includes:
- the LOC107949075 gene encoding organ-specific protein P4; its protein translation is MKSFLSFFAFLSLLLFVDTIAAARKDAGEYWGAVTKDQPMPEALQELVRIEAAVVSPDEKTKCHTSGNIELKEEKIIVNEEFEPRPNVSAYGDDANLKGDKSSSFAEDFEPRPNVSAYGGDDAGLKGQKESFTKDFDPEPNVSAYNN